The Methanobacterium lacus genome includes a region encoding these proteins:
- a CDS encoding GDP-mannose 4,6-dehydratase, with amino-acid sequence MDWKDKNILITGADGFVGSYLAEELIKNGANVYGLIQRGTQGIYSQNLVNHGIEDDLKIVEGDLTDITSLAGALDLSEPEYVFHLAAQSFIPASFKDPLKTQMINANGTSNLLEAIRIKDLDPKVVFAGSSDEYGLVISSEEQYETLKSKYGVVFPEPISIPELPIKESNPLRPMSPYATSKVYCEYLMRNYHDSFGLCTVVSRAFNHEGAGRGPMFVTSVVTQQVSDLKAGKVDSIRIGNVNALKDWSHVKDVVNGYIQLAANGVSGDVYNQGAMRTNSVLSYILLSLETAGYSIEKIETVTGEKVMKDPAVTNNDPVFGVKFVKTAVDSAILEEGLEYTAQDGGINVFTDKGKVAIEFDLERFRPSEVPISLCDNTKIRSIGANYSYTVKDIIGDQLDYLNPK; translated from the coding sequence ATGGATTGGAAAGATAAGAATATACTGATTACAGGTGCTGATGGATTTGTTGGTTCCTACCTTGCAGAGGAACTTATTAAAAATGGGGCCAACGTATATGGGCTGATTCAAAGGGGAACTCAGGGTATTTACTCTCAAAATTTAGTTAATCATGGGATTGAGGATGATCTTAAAATTGTTGAGGGTGATTTGACTGATATCACATCCCTTGCAGGTGCACTGGATCTTTCTGAACCTGAATATGTTTTTCATTTGGCTGCCCAGTCATTCATACCAGCATCCTTTAAGGATCCATTGAAGACCCAGATGATAAATGCCAATGGAACTAGTAACCTGCTTGAAGCCATCCGAATCAAGGATTTGGATCCTAAAGTTGTGTTTGCAGGTTCTAGTGATGAGTATGGCCTTGTTATAAGTTCAGAGGAGCAGTATGAAACCCTTAAATCAAAGTATGGAGTTGTTTTTCCAGAGCCAATTTCCATACCTGAACTTCCAATTAAAGAATCCAATCCATTGAGACCAATGTCTCCCTATGCAACATCCAAGGTTTACTGTGAGTATTTGATGAGGAATTATCATGACTCCTTTGGTTTGTGCACGGTGGTTTCGAGGGCATTCAACCATGAAGGAGCGGGTCGTGGACCCATGTTCGTTACATCTGTTGTGACCCAACAGGTTTCAGATTTGAAGGCAGGCAAAGTTGACAGTATCAGGATAGGGAATGTGAATGCACTCAAGGATTGGTCACATGTTAAGGATGTTGTGAATGGTTACATTCAGCTTGCAGCCAACGGTGTGTCTGGTGATGTTTACAATCAGGGTGCAATGCGAACCAACAGTGTGTTGAGCTACATACTACTGAGTCTTGAAACAGCAGGCTACAGTATTGAAAAAATTGAAACCGTTACTGGTGAGAAGGTGATGAAGGATCCTGCAGTCACAAACAACGACCCTGTTTTTGGTGTTAAGTTCGTAAAGACTGCTGTTGACTCTGCTATCCTCGAGGAAGGTTTGGAGTACACTGCACAGGATGGTGGAATCAATGTATTTACAGATAAGGGAAAAGTTGCCATAGAATTTGATCTGGAAAGGTTCAGACCTTCTGAGGTGCCTATAAGTCTGTGTGATAACACTAAAATAAGGAGTATAGGGGCAAATTACAGTTACACCGTTAAGGACATCATCGGTGATCAGTTGGATTATTTAAATCCCAAATAA
- a CDS encoding tetratricopeptide repeat protein, with protein MVQYDAQEYLNQGSKFHELGSLDKALTYYYKALDYLKGTDDKKTEADALLEIGNIYIEKENYENAQDYYEKSLNTYKTADDDIGEGYALTGIGLIHEKQEKYADARNYYVDAEAKFENRSDRERKAAIISLTAGTYEAQGAWEDAIMEYRRSLSIYRKVKDNDKQETIKDKIEHLSIERGKQKTSRSEKILAVSYVFALILAEVTVTYVNKETGLVIEALILMALLVNSSLNVSYNYSVLLRSMMALPMIRIIGLSIPLMQIQSLYWFPIIAVPLFAAAYTIMKNQGLTRQHIGLIWGNKKVQFLIALTGIFLGITEYIILQPKPLIAVLNPVNLIIASIILIISTGLAEELLFRGIIQKNAENVFGIFLGLLYTAVLFTALHIGWNNFYDLIFVFGVALFYGYAFQKTRSIVGVTLSHGISNSFLFLIVPFYAPLLFHYLPII; from the coding sequence ATGGTTCAGTATGATGCTCAAGAATACTTAAATCAGGGATCCAAATTCCATGAATTGGGTAGTCTTGACAAGGCATTGACCTATTATTATAAGGCTTTGGATTACCTTAAAGGTACAGATGACAAAAAAACTGAGGCAGATGCTCTTCTTGAAATAGGTAACATCTACATTGAAAAGGAAAACTACGAAAATGCCCAGGACTACTACGAAAAATCTTTGAACACCTACAAAACAGCTGATGACGACATTGGTGAAGGCTATGCTCTCACTGGCATAGGGCTCATACATGAAAAGCAGGAAAAATATGCAGATGCAAGAAACTACTACGTTGATGCAGAGGCCAAATTTGAGAACAGATCTGATAGAGAAAGAAAGGCAGCAATCATATCACTAACCGCAGGTACCTATGAGGCACAAGGAGCCTGGGAAGATGCCATCATGGAGTACAGACGCTCACTATCGATATATCGGAAAGTCAAAGACAACGATAAACAGGAAACCATAAAGGACAAGATTGAACACCTATCAATCGAAAGGGGCAAACAAAAAACATCAAGGAGCGAAAAAATCCTTGCAGTAAGCTATGTTTTTGCATTGATCCTAGCGGAAGTTACGGTAACTTATGTGAACAAAGAAACAGGACTCGTAATCGAAGCATTAATACTCATGGCCCTCCTAGTGAACTCATCATTAAATGTGTCCTACAATTACTCAGTGTTACTCCGGTCTATGATGGCACTGCCAATGATAAGGATCATCGGACTTTCAATACCACTCATGCAGATCCAATCGTTGTATTGGTTCCCCATCATTGCTGTTCCACTATTTGCAGCTGCATACACCATAATGAAGAATCAGGGTCTTACAAGGCAGCACATAGGACTCATATGGGGGAACAAAAAGGTACAATTCTTAATAGCATTAACAGGAATATTTTTAGGAATCACTGAGTATATAATACTCCAGCCCAAACCACTTATAGCTGTTTTAAACCCTGTTAATCTTATCATAGCGTCAATAATACTCATAATCTCAACAGGGCTGGCAGAAGAATTGCTCTTCAGGGGAATCATACAAAAGAATGCTGAAAATGTATTTGGAATATTTCTCGGACTACTCTACACTGCAGTACTTTTCACAGCCCTTCACATAGGCTGGAACAACTTCTACGATTTAATTTTCGTGTTTGGTGTGGCACTCTTCTATGGATATGCATTCCAAAAAACCAGAAGTATAGTTGGTGTGACACTTTCACATGGAATATCAAATTCATTCTTGTTTTTAATAGTTCCATTCTATGCACCATTATTGTTCCATTACCTTCCAATAATTTGA
- a CDS encoding DUF1616 domain-containing protein → MINKLKYLDLILIFITTIACLSVIMNPTLTNYIFRIILIIMLILFLSGYSLIAVIYPRQNDLDLLERLALSFGFPLIGIAIVIVLTNLIPLSYFNFLKSNINMIIGALGLLTIVLIFIAIIRRKKAIQENKYIYSRVYEVKNAIKPDLYEKSGSKNEKELISRNKEHKVIKNEIDDKSNLETKKRKNIYPKFVSKDLLLILLTSVLTIIFIVTPKLNETFVRTFLGILLILFIPGYSLIAALFPKKGDLDGIERSALSFGLSIAITPIIGLMLNYTPWGIRLTPILISLSAFTLIMLLIAFIRRRRVPEGQKFYVNFGGTLSSIKNSFSGESKTGKFLSIILIITILMAISTTVFIILKPKQGESFTEFYILGPNGKASDYPTNLTLGQNGTVIIGIVNHEYQTANYELVVSSNGTVMSQQNITLTNGNQTQIPYSFTAGSAGYKNIEFLLYKLPDTTNVYRSLHLYVNMT, encoded by the coding sequence ATGATAAACAAACTTAAATATTTAGATTTGATTCTGATATTTATCACTACAATAGCATGTTTATCCGTGATAATGAATCCTACTTTAACCAATTATATTTTCAGGATTATATTAATAATAATGCTTATATTGTTCCTTTCAGGATATTCATTAATCGCCGTAATATACCCTAGACAAAATGATCTTGACCTCCTTGAAAGGTTGGCATTAAGCTTTGGATTTCCACTGATTGGTATTGCCATTGTAATCGTTTTAACAAATCTTATACCACTCAGTTATTTCAATTTCTTAAAAAGCAATATAAACATGATCATTGGGGCATTAGGGCTTTTAACTATTGTATTAATATTCATTGCAATAATCCGAAGGAAAAAAGCAATACAGGAAAATAAATATATTTATTCTAGAGTTTACGAAGTCAAAAATGCTATAAAACCGGACTTATATGAAAAATCCGGATCAAAAAATGAAAAGGAATTAATATCCCGAAATAAAGAACATAAGGTTATTAAAAATGAAATTGATGACAAATCTAATTTAGAAACTAAAAAAAGGAAAAATATTTATCCTAAATTTGTTTCAAAAGATTTACTGTTAATATTATTAACATCTGTCCTCACAATTATTTTCATTGTCACTCCAAAGTTGAATGAAACATTTGTAAGAACCTTCTTGGGAATTTTACTCATACTTTTCATTCCAGGATATTCATTAATAGCAGCATTATTCCCAAAAAAAGGAGATTTAGATGGTATTGAGAGATCAGCATTGAGTTTTGGGTTGAGTATTGCCATAACTCCAATTATTGGATTAATGTTAAATTACACACCATGGGGAATTCGTTTAACACCTATACTTATCTCTCTTTCAGCATTCACTCTTATAATGTTATTAATAGCATTTATCAGGCGTAGAAGAGTTCCTGAAGGTCAAAAGTTCTATGTGAATTTTGGAGGAACCTTAAGCTCTATTAAAAATAGTTTTTCAGGTGAATCAAAAACAGGTAAATTCCTATCAATCATCTTAATTATCACAATTTTGATGGCCATATCCACTACTGTTTTCATCATCTTAAAACCGAAACAGGGAGAATCTTTCACAGAATTCTATATTTTAGGACCCAATGGTAAGGCAAGTGATTATCCAACCAATTTAACACTTGGTCAAAATGGCACAGTTATAATAGGTATTGTAAACCACGAGTATCAGACAGCGAACTATGAATTGGTTGTTAGTTCCAATGGTACTGTCATGAGCCAGCAGAATATTACATTGACAAATGGTAATCAGACCCAGATACCCTACAGTTTCACTGCAGGTTCGGCGGGTTACAAAAATATTGAATTCCTACTCTACAAGTTGCCTGACACAACCAATGTATACAGGTCTCTTCATCTGTATGTGAATATGACCTAA
- a CDS encoding phosphoenolpyruvate carboxykinase (ATP), which translates to MGSVELDKRFKYEAFGLNILSDFYLPHLISTNFDKPDVKIINSKFDLDLKQVNQSGPNFYIDKQYIYRFWDFVGKFKINNNTIIVDPKLDVDQNILNNFILGTIFATLLRLRGLFVLHASAVNIHGFAIAFSGFKGYGKSTTAMAFYNRGYPIISDDYIAIDFHNEIPMISQGFSCLKLSLNSAQYLHKNKVINSFEKKRYFSVPQAYVTKKLPLKKIYFIERNEYSKIYDITGQNAFVELIKNTFGINMFKNTELAINFLQCNKIFQTVNLSKLIISDNLNDLDKLVKLVEEDIL; encoded by the coding sequence ATGGGATCTGTTGAATTGGATAAAAGGTTTAAATACGAAGCTTTTGGGCTAAATATTCTTTCAGATTTCTATTTACCTCATTTAATATCCACCAATTTTGATAAACCCGATGTTAAAATAATTAATAGCAAATTTGATTTAGATTTGAAACAAGTTAATCAAAGTGGCCCGAATTTTTACATCGATAAGCAATACATTTATAGATTTTGGGATTTTGTTGGAAAGTTTAAAATCAATAATAATACCATAATAGTCGATCCAAAGTTAGATGTGGATCAAAATATCTTAAATAATTTTATTTTAGGAACTATATTCGCGACGTTATTACGTTTAAGAGGACTATTTGTTTTACATGCTAGTGCAGTTAATATTCATGGATTTGCCATAGCATTTTCTGGATTCAAGGGATATGGAAAATCAACTACAGCTATGGCGTTTTATAATAGAGGTTATCCCATAATATCTGATGATTATATTGCCATTGACTTTCATAATGAAATTCCAATGATTTCACAAGGTTTTTCATGTTTAAAATTATCACTTAACTCAGCACAATATCTACATAAAAATAAAGTTATCAATTCTTTTGAAAAAAAGAGGTATTTCAGTGTTCCTCAGGCATATGTTACTAAAAAATTACCCTTAAAAAAAATTTACTTTATCGAACGAAATGAGTATTCCAAAATTTATGATATCACCGGCCAAAATGCATTTGTGGAACTAATAAAAAATACATTTGGAATAAATATGTTCAAAAATACGGAACTTGCTATTAATTTTTTACAATGTAATAAAATATTCCAAACAGTTAATTTATCTAAGTTAATAATATCCGATAACCTAAATGATTTGGATAAGTTAGTTAAACTTGTTGAAGAGGACATTTTATGA
- a CDS encoding lasso peptide isopeptide bond-forming cyclase gives MSAITGIFNRNGKNIKLSQFQKMNSKLSHRGRGNSKNWIEGNMALGHQMLWTTKESLIEELPFHDEDLKLIITSDARIDNREELSNILNIENSTEVSDSYYILKSYEKWGENCPKHLLGDFSFAIWDDSQQKLFCARDHMGIKPFYYFLSNDVFIFGTEIKAIIDNDYVPYELNEYKLALFLMKDTENNKLTFYKDIFELPGGHSIVLNKSEFDISCYWQLDPNLEIIMDSEEDYVKKFLELFEESVKCRLRSCFPVGSELSGGLDSSSIVSVAKNIRGANDCFQPFCTFSQIFEETLECDEKNYINTLIDDTIEPFFINVDNISPLNDIDTILWYQDQPFYTPHITKQIQLYKHVQDRGVHVLLSGQGGDQVLSLGNNYFKELAVTNQWKMLINEINDFSKMINTNRFTVFKEKVIYLLLPYKLKKFIKIFLGINDESIINLEFAQSLGFDLKNYYNHLNDVNKLNTKEIHYKKITSSVNETVFGTIDRRVANFGIEVRFPFYDKRLVEFCYAIPNEMKFKNGWNRYILREAMKNIMPDEIRERVDKNNFSKSFEKSFIKYEFNYIQNILKNDKLIRNYVNLELFNSCRIDRFKESDFFDLWIIILISIWLNQFKKRFNI, from the coding sequence ATGAGTGCCATAACTGGAATTTTTAACAGGAATGGAAAAAATATTAAATTGTCACAATTTCAAAAAATGAATAGTAAATTGTCACATAGAGGCAGGGGTAACTCGAAAAATTGGATTGAAGGGAATATGGCATTGGGTCATCAAATGTTATGGACCACTAAAGAATCTTTAATAGAAGAATTGCCATTTCATGATGAAGATTTAAAATTGATTATAACTTCGGATGCAAGAATTGACAATAGAGAAGAGCTTTCAAATATATTAAACATTGAAAACAGTACTGAAGTATCGGACAGTTATTATATACTAAAATCTTATGAAAAATGGGGAGAAAATTGCCCCAAACATTTACTTGGAGATTTTTCATTTGCGATTTGGGATGATTCTCAACAAAAATTATTTTGTGCTAGAGATCATATGGGAATAAAACCTTTCTATTATTTTTTAAGCAATGATGTATTCATTTTTGGTACTGAAATAAAGGCTATAATTGACAATGATTATGTTCCATATGAATTAAATGAATATAAGTTAGCTCTTTTTTTAATGAAAGATACTGAGAATAATAAACTAACTTTTTATAAAGATATATTTGAATTGCCTGGAGGACATTCTATTGTTCTAAATAAATCAGAATTTGATATTTCATGTTACTGGCAATTGGATCCTAATTTAGAGATAATAATGGATTCTGAAGAGGATTATGTAAAAAAATTTTTAGAATTATTTGAAGAATCTGTTAAATGTAGATTAAGAAGCTGTTTTCCAGTTGGTAGTGAATTAAGTGGGGGATTAGATTCTTCTTCTATTGTTAGTGTTGCTAAAAATATTAGGGGTGCAAACGATTGTTTTCAACCATTTTGTACTTTTTCACAAATTTTTGAAGAAACTTTAGAATGTGATGAAAAGAATTATATAAATACATTAATTGATGATACAATAGAACCTTTTTTTATCAATGTAGATAATATTAGTCCCCTAAATGACATTGACACAATATTATGGTATCAAGATCAACCTTTCTATACACCACATATAACAAAACAGATCCAATTATATAAACATGTACAAGATCGAGGAGTACATGTTCTTTTAAGTGGTCAAGGAGGAGATCAGGTTTTATCATTAGGAAATAATTATTTTAAAGAATTAGCAGTTACAAATCAATGGAAAATGTTAATAAATGAAATTAATGACTTTTCTAAAATGATAAATACAAATCGATTCACTGTATTTAAAGAAAAAGTTATTTATTTGTTGTTACCTTATAAATTGAAAAAGTTTATCAAAATATTTTTAGGGATAAATGATGAAAGTATTATTAATTTAGAGTTTGCACAGAGTCTAGGATTTGATTTGAAAAATTATTATAATCACCTAAATGATGTTAATAAGTTAAACACTAAAGAAATACATTACAAAAAAATTACAAGTTCGGTAAATGAAACAGTGTTTGGAACAATAGATCGTCGAGTTGCTAATTTTGGTATTGAAGTTCGATTTCCTTTTTATGATAAGAGGCTTGTTGAATTTTGTTATGCAATACCAAATGAGATGAAATTCAAAAATGGTTGGAATAGATATATTCTAAGAGAAGCAATGAAAAATATTATGCCTGATGAAATTAGAGAGCGGGTTGATAAAAACAATTTTAGTAAGAGTTTTGAAAAAAGTTTCATCAAATATGAATTTAATTATATACAA